The Moorena producens PAL-8-15-08-1 genomic interval TCTCAATTCTCAATTCTCAATTCTCAATTCTCAATGGAGCCATCCGGGAATTGACTCGGTTGTAAAAGCTACGGGTTTTCGTAGAGTAAGCCGACCTAGAGATTCAGCCCTTAACCCTTAGGCTCAATTAATTGGGAGTCTAAGCGCGTTTGTTAGCTAGGGCTACTGAAAACCAACGCGCCTGTTGCCTGGGCGAAAGCCCCCGTGCTATGCCTGGCTGTAGGCTATGCCAACAGCCGGGGGTAAGCTTACTGCTCATCTTTGCTATGATGTATTAATTCAAGTCAGTGTCAATAGATTGAATACCATAGCATAGATTATGAAAGTCCAAGTTTCAGTCGTGTTTATCAATCCCGTGGATTTCGTTAATTTTTCTCATCAGGCACTGCCTCGATTTTGCGTCGATCTACCTTTTAAACCTCGCGCTATCCCAGTTGAAGAACTGTTGCCCAACATCCCTATGATTAATAGCAATTTAGACGATTGGACAACAGACCTGCCCTTCGAGCAAATAGAATACAAGGAAGAAGGAGCAGAGGAATATGCCAAAATGGTAGTAGTAGTGGAAATCCCAAAGGATGATATGCCCTTGTTTGAAGATGTAGTTAAGTCCTATGGGGGAAAGGTTATGCCATCAGAGGGGTTGGATGTAATGGACATGTAGTGGACATGTAGTTTACACCCTATATCTTACCGATAACCTGGCTTGTAGGTCATAGAAATTCCTTGTTAATCTTGATCGAAAATCTAAGACTATCACAAAATATGTTTGAAGGAAAAATAGTCTGGAATACACAAGGAATTAAATGACGTCTGAGCAGGATAAACCTGAGGTGGCTAAACTCCTCGAACCATTCAAACCCGCATTGGCTGAGCATCTGAGCAACCCTGATGTTGTGTTAGACGAGGTACTGGCATGGACTGGCTCTCAGCCTTTTTTGACCCAGAAGCTTTGTCAAGTTATCCTTGACTCTAAATCTCCCATCCCTGTTGGTGATGAAGCTCTTAAAGTCGAAGAACTCGTTAAAACTCACTTCGTTGAAAATTGGGAAACTCAGGAAGCCGCTGAACTTCTGCAAGATATTCGTAGTTTCTTGCTCGAAGAACAATTCCTGCGGCTGTATCAGAAGATTTTGCAGGGAGTCATGATGGCAAATGACAGTTGGGAACAAAAAGTGTTGCTCAACTCCGGTGTGGTGATTAACCAGGGGGGAAATCTCAAAGTTTCTAACCGTATTTATGAGGCTGTTTTTAATCACACCTGGGTAGCTCAAGAGTTAGCACAGTTGACCAGTACAGACTTTTGGCTGGCATCTGAGCTGACCACAGACGCTATTGATGAAGCCATCGCCATCGCTTTTCCTAACCTACCAATCACCCCAGTTACTCAAGACCAAGATCTAACAACTGACGAGCCCAAACACCGAGATCCAACAACTGACTATTCCAAACACCGAGATCTAACAACTGACAATCCCAACCGATTAACTGTAGTACCTTTAGAGCCAGACCAAGCCACAACCTTGTCTACCCCATCAGCTAGCAGAATCCCATCACCTATTAGCTTTTGGGGTGGCTTGATCGCATTGTTTCTAGTCATTACCTTTGGCGTATTTCAGTGTACTAGTTCTAGAAGAGCAGACGATCAACTAAAAAACCTGGCTTCTGAGGACATATGCAGACGTCAATTTACTAACAGAAAAGAACAAATCGAGCAACTTAGAAAGATAAAGAGTCAAAATAATACTTTTCCCAAGCTATGTCAGTTAATGTTAGATAAATTGCAGTTTTCCTATGCTATAGAAGAGCTAGCTAGTCAAGGGGAATTCAAGCAAGCTACTATAAATCTTTGTCAAGTATCACAGGGTTACTACCAGTTTAGACAAAAATCTCTTTCACGTTTTTTCCGTCGATGGGGTCGGAATAATGATAATTATGCTAATTGGTTGAAAAACTATCTAATGAAATATGATTGTCCCGCTTCTAAATATTTGGGCTAATCAATTGTTAAATTGAAAACAGGGAACAGGTAACAGGGAATAGGAAATGTATGGATTTTTAGCAAGCATTTAACTAACTAATTAATATAAGTTAATATTCTAGATATTTTTAGTCAAGATAACTTTCTGTTATTTCCTACTTTTCAAGACTTAGCTATTTACTTATTTACTGATAATCCAGAGTCTAAGGATTATAAAAAACTCCATCGCTACCACTGATTTCTTCTTCCAAAGATACTCTTATCCCTCGACGAGAAATTTCAAAAATAGTTAAGATAAATTCTCCTAATTGAAAATATTGGGTTTCACGGAATTGTTTCCGATGGCGTTGTTTGCCGCTAATCCGCTCATTTATCTGGCTTGCATAATATAAAATTAGGCTAACTAATAGCCAACCTACTAAACTCAATAGAGCTGTTACAATGATAATAATCAGCCAGCCTAAGAACTGACACAACACTTGTAATAATGGATCGTCATATACATCAAGTTCTGAGTACAAAAGAGAACTATTGCTACTAAAGATTCCTAAGGCAATCGTTCCCCAAAATCCACAGAAAAGGTGAACAGGAACCGAACCTACGGGGTCATCAATTTTCCAAACTTGTAGAAAATATTCCCCTAAAAGGACAAAAATACCGCTGATCGAGCCAATTATAAATGCACTTCTGATATCGACAAAAGCAGCTGAAGCTGTAATTCCTACCAACCCACCTAAAATACCATTGATAATTGAGGCTAGACTGGGTTTTCCCAGGATAATTGGACTAAAAAATACGCTGGATATTCCACCAGCTGCTGCTGCCATCATGGTAATTGTGATGGTATTGGCTACATAATCGAGATCCTTTGCTGAGCCGCCATTAAAGCCAAACCAGCCCAGCCAAAGAATTAAGCAGCCTAAAGTGGCTAAACCCAGATTATCGGAAGAGAACTTTTCAGTTTCGAGACCTTCATATCTATCTGTTCTTAAATTGTAGCCAAAACGACCTTGTCGTGGCTTTAGTAGCCAAGCCCCTACCAAGCCAGCCATACCACCAACACTATGGACTACAGTTGAACCGGCAAAATCCTGAAATTTTAGCGCCTTGGCTAGCCAACCATAGTGTCCCCAAACCCAGTGACCCGTTAGGGGATAGATAAAACCAACCAGGAAAAAACTAAATAGCAGAAATGCCCAGAATTTAACCCGTTCAGCAACAGCTCCTGAAACAATAGTGGCTGCAGTTCCAGCAAAGACTAACTGAAATAAAAATAGAGCCGCAAAGGAGTGATTAGACCAATCTTTATTGAGACAATTAAATCCTGATTCTGGAAAACCCAGATTTCCAAATTGGGGAAAGGGAAGATTAAAAAACAACCCCTTTTGACCCACTAAACTTAAACTAGTATTTTCTCCTGGAACACAACTGTAAGTGATGCCATCACCAAACATTAAGCCAAAGCCAACTAGCCAAAAGGCTAAGGCTGATATACAGAAAACTATTAAATTTTTAGCCAAGACATTAGTCGCATTTCTCCGTCTACATAACCCGGCTTCTAACATGGCAAAGCCAGCATTCATAAAAAAGACTAGAAAAGATGAAACTAACAACCAGATAGTAGACAGGTTAGTGAAATTATTCGTGTTACTATCTTGTGCTGCTGCTACACCAACCCATCCCAGCAGAATGGTAATAGCCAAAGATAGGCAGAAGTACCAACGGCTCGGTAGCCAGGTGATTTGGTGTTTTAATCTCTTGTACTTATGTCGAGACATCAAAGCAAGCTTTCTAGTTTTACAATCGGAGTGTATATCCAACTGGTAAGTAGGTGGACATAATTAAATAACACTAT includes:
- a CDS encoding ammonium transporter, whose amino-acid sequence is MSRHKYKRLKHQITWLPSRWYFCLSLAITILLGWVGVAAAQDSNTNNFTNLSTIWLLVSSFLVFFMNAGFAMLEAGLCRRRNATNVLAKNLIVFCISALAFWLVGFGLMFGDGITYSCVPGENTSLSLVGQKGLFFNLPFPQFGNLGFPESGFNCLNKDWSNHSFAALFLFQLVFAGTAATIVSGAVAERVKFWAFLLFSFFLVGFIYPLTGHWVWGHYGWLAKALKFQDFAGSTVVHSVGGMAGLVGAWLLKPRQGRFGYNLRTDRYEGLETEKFSSDNLGLATLGCLILWLGWFGFNGGSAKDLDYVANTITITMMAAAAGGISSVFFSPIILGKPSLASIINGILGGLVGITASAAFVDIRSAFIIGSISGIFVLLGEYFLQVWKIDDPVGSVPVHLFCGFWGTIALGIFSSNSSLLYSELDVYDDPLLQVLCQFLGWLIIIIVTALLSLVGWLLVSLILYYASQINERISGKQRHRKQFRETQYFQLGEFILTIFEISRRGIRVSLEEEISGSDGVFYNP